A stretch of Microcoleus sp. FACHB-831 DNA encodes these proteins:
- a CDS encoding BMP family protein, producing MYLRFLKKLIVIILTLILIGCNIVRESTSPTSKPESAGAFKVAILFPGSINDRGWNQSGYEGMKLIKRQLGAEVAYSADVAVADASRLFRQYANKNFDFIISHGNNFLDAALEVTKDFPRIKFAIVSGYAGDNRNVGALAFRSGEVGYLAGVVAALKTKTNKVTYIGGQPYPILQEEANLFKRGVQETKPGSQVSIEWLNSWSDEDKAIQIASKKVSAGADVLMVDADRGNAGVVKVAAQNKEVYVIRCLHAIEGLDKEKPTSNSILTSVVQQVPMLLLEGATLVQQGRWEGKQYKFGLLEGVQDFAPFYGSLTPEEEKLVNSIKEDIMTGKIDVSP from the coding sequence ATGTATTTGCGTTTTCTCAAGAAACTAATTGTAATAATTTTAACCTTAATATTAATAGGTTGCAATATAGTACGCGAGAGTACATCACCCACATCTAAACCTGAAAGTGCAGGTGCTTTTAAAGTAGCCATACTTTTCCCTGGATCAATAAACGATAGAGGCTGGAATCAATCCGGCTACGAAGGTATGAAGTTAATTAAAAGACAACTTGGAGCAGAGGTGGCTTACAGTGCTGACGTAGCCGTTGCCGATGCTTCTAGGCTTTTCCGGCAGTATGCAAATAAAAATTTTGATTTTATCATCAGTCATGGAAATAATTTTTTAGATGCAGCCCTAGAAGTAACCAAAGATTTTCCTCGCATTAAATTTGCCATAGTAAGCGGCTATGCAGGTGACAATAGAAACGTAGGAGCTTTGGCATTCCGCAGCGGCGAAGTAGGTTATCTAGCTGGCGTCGTTGCAGCACTCAAAACAAAAACTAATAAAGTTACTTATATTGGAGGTCAACCATATCCAATTTTGCAAGAAGAGGCTAACTTATTTAAACGGGGAGTCCAGGAAACTAAACCGGGGAGCCAAGTTTCGATCGAGTGGCTTAACAGTTGGTCAGACGAAGACAAAGCAATACAGATTGCCAGCAAGAAAGTTAGTGCTGGTGCTGATGTTTTAATGGTAGATGCCGATAGAGGTAATGCAGGTGTTGTTAAAGTAGCTGCCCAAAACAAGGAAGTTTATGTAATTCGCTGTCTGCACGCTATAGAGGGTTTGGATAAGGAAAAACCGACTTCAAATAGTATCCTCACAAGCGTTGTGCAGCAAGTGCCAATGTTATTGTTGGAGGGAGCGACTTTGGTACAGCAAGGAAGATGGGAGGGCAAGCAGTACAAGTTTGGTCTGCTAGAGGGAGTGCAAGACTTCGCTCCTTTTTATGGGTCGCTAACACCAGAAGAAGAAAAATTAGTTAACTCCATTAAAGAAGATATAATGACTGGCAAAATAGATGTTTCGCCTTAA
- a CDS encoding PAS domain S-box protein: MRSSNNVTASSSRASIWQLLRSPLITVLTLLGIELVSRTVFPIPNPGPIYITAVVYCAFSGGLRSGLISAAITLVYAVYFLSTPGTLFQYTPDSLQRLIVLLVTTPAIALMVGILKRRNELREQVARNEAIASEHKLREFIQGLDAIVWERNPATSEFTFVSQRAVEILGYPIKQWLEEPNFWQNHIHPEDRDRATALYQQAILNRGRSDIEFRFIAADNGVVWLRDRMNVVQDSSGCLQQISGLMVDITERKQVKAALEESEERLKLALEAASMGTWDWNMTTNSVAWSKKQEMLFGLTPGTFDGTFQAVIECIHPENRELWNQSLTRALEEKTDYKDEFRVVWPDGSIHWIAAQGQFFYDETGRAIRMIGVCMDISDRKQSEQAIQVQETRFRKLFEQSPLSIQILSPDGRTLQVNQAWQELWDLTLEEIPNYNILQDEQLVVKGIMPYIKKAFAGEASAIPANEYEPTPTTRKHRSRWVQAFIYPVKDDAGNIREVVLTHEDITERKQAEEVEARLIASLQESEQRFRLMADTAPILLWMSGLDKLCYYFNKVWLDFTGRTLEQEMGNGWAENVHPEDFQRCLDTYVNAFDVRQEFHMEYRMKRFDGEYRWIWDKGVPRFNPDGSFVGYIGSCIDISDRKAAEEEAQNANKQITNILESITDAFVSSDIDWRFTYANPQAEKLLAKTRHELNGCNIWEVFPALTDSQAYALAHKALAEQVTLECEEFYPEFGKWFAVRFFPSSDGLSTYLQDITSRKAAEDALRQWATELQNQQAWLEDVMNLLPSPILLIEPGTARVTFANRAADELAGGTFPRDKPGEEYHTIYYCTDAKGDRIPDSQMPGVRVARGERLHGFEMNWHTPEGIRPLIVFADTLPGMHGHEATCALIFQDIKELKNAEEALRQQAEELAQANRMKDEFLATLSHELRSPLNAILGWTQLLRSRKFNEASTAKALETIERNARAQTQLIEDLLDVSRIITGKLRLTVRPVELVSVIEAAVDTVRPAADAKAIQLQTIVNPSAGLISGDSDRLQQVVWNLLTNAIKFTPRGGGVIVRLNPGKLHLEIAVSDTGQGISADFLPYVFERFRQADSSITRSYGGLGLGLALVRHIVELHGGTVRAESPGEGLGATFTVKLPLLVARLETTQEEPMHPTAGKAAALDNLPSLEGLRVVVADDETDARFFLSTVLEQCGATVTAVSSASEALEAVQELKPDVLVSDIGMPNEDGYSLIRKVRSLPPEQGGRIPAAALTAYARPEDRTRSLQAGFQIHLPKPVEPAELATVVASLAGRI; the protein is encoded by the coding sequence ATGCGTAGTTCTAACAACGTCACAGCAAGTTCATCTAGAGCCAGCATTTGGCAGCTTCTTAGAAGCCCGCTGATTACTGTACTAACGCTGCTGGGAATTGAACTGGTATCTAGAACAGTATTCCCCATTCCCAACCCCGGCCCTATTTACATCACGGCGGTTGTTTATTGTGCCTTTAGCGGTGGTTTGCGATCGGGGCTGATTAGCGCTGCCATTACGCTGGTTTATGCAGTCTATTTCTTATCTACTCCCGGCACCCTGTTTCAATATACCCCTGACAGCCTTCAGCGGTTAATAGTACTGCTGGTGACAACACCAGCGATCGCCTTGATGGTGGGGATTTTAAAACGCCGTAACGAACTCCGCGAACAGGTAGCGCGGAATGAGGCGATCGCCAGCGAACATAAACTCCGTGAATTTATTCAGGGACTTGACGCCATAGTTTGGGAAAGAAACCCAGCCACCAGCGAATTTACCTTTGTCAGCCAGCGAGCGGTTGAAATACTTGGTTATCCCATAAAACAGTGGCTAGAAGAACCGAATTTTTGGCAGAACCACATCCATCCAGAAGATCGCGATCGCGCCACCGCCCTGTATCAGCAAGCAATATTAAACAGAGGGCGAAGTGACATTGAGTTCCGCTTCATCGCTGCTGACAATGGAGTAGTCTGGCTGCGCGACAGAATGAATGTAGTGCAGGATTCCTCTGGTTGCTTGCAACAAATTAGCGGTCTGATGGTGGACATTACCGAACGCAAGCAGGTGAAAGCGGCACTAGAGGAAAGCGAAGAGCGGCTGAAATTAGCCCTAGAAGCGGCGAGTATGGGAACTTGGGACTGGAATATGACTACCAACAGCGTTGCGTGGTCTAAGAAGCAAGAAATGCTATTTGGCCTTACTCCAGGTACATTCGACGGAACCTTCCAAGCAGTAATCGAGTGCATTCATCCTGAAAATCGGGAGCTTTGGAACCAATCACTGACACGCGCCTTGGAGGAAAAAACAGACTACAAAGATGAATTTCGCGTAGTTTGGCCTGACGGAAGCATCCACTGGATTGCAGCGCAAGGGCAATTTTTTTACGACGAAACAGGTCGTGCAATTCGCATGATTGGTGTGTGTATGGACATAAGCGATCGCAAACAAAGCGAACAGGCTATCCAAGTTCAAGAAACCCGTTTCCGCAAGCTGTTCGAGCAGTCCCCCTTAAGCATCCAGATTCTTTCACCAGATGGACGGACGCTACAAGTCAACCAAGCTTGGCAAGAACTTTGGGATCTGACTCTTGAAGAAATCCCCAACTACAACATATTGCAGGATGAGCAGTTGGTAGTTAAGGGAATAATGCCCTATATCAAGAAAGCCTTTGCTGGGGAAGCATCGGCTATTCCTGCGAACGAGTACGAACCCACGCCAACTACTCGCAAACACCGCTCTCGCTGGGTGCAGGCTTTCATCTACCCCGTTAAAGATGACGCTGGAAACATCCGCGAAGTGGTACTAACTCACGAGGATATCACCGAGCGCAAGCAAGCAGAGGAAGTAGAAGCGCGATTAATCGCATCTCTACAAGAAAGCGAACAAAGATTTCGTCTCATGGCAGATACAGCCCCCATACTGCTATGGATGTCTGGCCTAGATAAGCTCTGTTATTACTTCAATAAAGTCTGGCTGGACTTTACGGGAAGGACTTTGGAACAAGAGATGGGCAACGGCTGGGCGGAAAACGTCCATCCTGAAGATTTTCAGCGTTGTTTAGACACATACGTGAATGCGTTTGATGTCCGCCAAGAGTTCCACATGGAATACAGAATGAAACGGTTTGATGGCGAGTATCGCTGGATTTGGGATAAGGGCGTTCCCCGGTTTAATCCAGATGGTAGCTTTGTGGGTTATATCGGCTCGTGTATAGACATCAGCGATCGCAAAGCGGCTGAGGAAGAAGCACAAAATGCAAACAAGCAAATTACAAATATCCTCGAAAGCATTACCGATGCTTTTGTTAGCTCCGATATCGATTGGCGATTCACTTATGCGAACCCCCAAGCAGAGAAGCTTTTAGCCAAAACGCGCCACGAGCTTAATGGTTGTAATATCTGGGAAGTTTTTCCCGCATTAACCGATTCACAAGCTTATGCCCTAGCGCACAAAGCTTTAGCAGAACAGGTGACTCTAGAGTGTGAAGAGTTTTACCCCGAATTTGGCAAGTGGTTTGCAGTCCGCTTTTTTCCATCGTCGGATGGTCTATCAACTTACTTGCAGGACATCACCAGTCGCAAAGCCGCTGAAGATGCTTTGCGCCAGTGGGCGACAGAACTACAGAATCAGCAAGCATGGCTTGAAGATGTGATGAACCTTCTGCCTTCACCGATACTGCTGATTGAGCCTGGAACGGCGCGGGTGACTTTCGCCAATAGAGCCGCTGACGAGCTGGCTGGGGGCACATTTCCCCGGGATAAACCGGGGGAAGAGTACCACACTATTTATTACTGCACTGATGCTAAAGGCGATCGCATCCCCGATTCGCAGATGCCTGGGGTGCGGGTGGCTCGTGGCGAACGCTTGCACGGGTTTGAGATGAACTGGCACACGCCTGAAGGCATACGCCCGCTGATCGTATTTGCCGATACTCTTCCGGGGATGCACGGTCATGAAGCTACTTGTGCATTGATATTCCAAGATATTAAGGAACTCAAGAACGCGGAAGAAGCGCTGAGGCAACAGGCTGAAGAGTTAGCACAAGCGAATCGCATGAAAGACGAATTTCTAGCCACACTTTCCCACGAACTGCGATCGCCCCTCAACGCTATCTTGGGATGGACTCAGCTACTCCGCTCTCGTAAGTTTAACGAAGCTAGTACGGCAAAGGCATTGGAGACAATAGAGCGCAATGCCAGGGCACAAACGCAGCTTATTGAAGATTTGCTAGATGTCTCGCGGATTATTACAGGCAAACTCCGCCTTACCGTGCGTCCCGTCGAACTTGTTTCAGTCATTGAGGCAGCCGTCGATACCGTGCGCCCAGCCGCTGATGCTAAAGCCATTCAACTCCAGACCATTGTTAACCCTTCGGCGGGGCTGATTTCGGGCGATTCAGACCGCTTGCAACAGGTAGTTTGGAATTTGCTCACAAATGCGATCAAGTTTACGCCCCGCGGAGGCGGGGTTATAGTTCGCCTCAACCCTGGTAAATTGCACCTTGAAATTGCCGTAAGCGATACTGGCCAGGGTATTAGTGCTGATTTTCTGCCTTATGTGTTCGAGCGCTTTCGCCAAGCGGATAGCTCGATTACTAGATCTTATGGGGGACTGGGGCTTGGGTTAGCGCTTGTGCGACATATTGTGGAACTGCATGGCGGGACTGTGAGAGCAGAAAGTCCGGGGGAAGGACTTGGGGCAACTTTTACCGTAAAGCTGCCGCTTCTGGTTGCGCGATTGGAGACAACTCAGGAAGAACCGATGCATCCTACGGCTGGTAAGGCAGCAGCCTTAGACAATCTCCCGTCACTAGAAGGTTTGCGGGTGGTTGTCGCAGACGATGAAACTGATGCGCGATTCTTTCTCAGCACGGTTCTGGAACAGTGCGGGGCGACTGTGACGGCGGTATCATCTGCAAGCGAGGCACTCGAAGCGGTGCAAGAGTTGAAACCAGATGTTTTGGTGAGCGATATTGGGATGCCAAATGAGGACGGTTACTCATTGATTCGCAAGGTGCGATCGCTTCCACCAGAGCAAGGGGGGCGAATTCCGGCGGCGGCGCTGACTGCATACGCCAGACCCGAAGACCGGACGCGATCGCTACAAGCAGGTTTCCAGATACATTTGCCTAAGCCCGTTGAGCCAGCTGAACTAGCTACTGTAGTTGCAAGTCTTGCTGGAAGGATCTAA
- a CDS encoding GAF domain-containing protein, translating to MITPCPKPELTLNATDCHLDGKKMHEAFNEEIEPSSAMTIGRNSEQIRAEIEAKFGFIPPFFEPAAQTPQVLENLWQQTLSAYVNNPLPALFKEKLSAYLSRFCAVAYCMVCHSCTLRPLGLNAKEVLQLLEAPLPIEMDVDEHLRRLAEQPELLVLWPEPNSILEESLLYCSIFIAMQRDGSEYCRSELRRLLGVVNYENLVTFIAYVKTCHVWMEAHPEVAYEADKRVQDNLSALLAEEPELANFFRNYREKVRFECQSRTQQLAELADRRRQEEVLRQQVERERLMTEISQRIRRSLNVEEILSTTVSEVRHFLQTDRVFIYRFEPDWSGIVAVESVASTWSAIQGTIVKDSFFVEASCRERYTQGRIQATEDIYTAGLSKCHLDLLARFQIRANLVVPIVQGENLWGLLVANHCSEPRQWQALELNLLQHLATQLAIAIQQSTLFEQVQTELGERKRSEEKIREQAALLDITTDAIFVQALDNQILFWNKGAERLYGWQAAEALTMSVNELLDQDASPQLDDIEKTVTETGKWQGELNQVTKDGKEIIVESRCTLMRDEQGQPKSILVVNTDITQKKQLERQFLHVQRLESLGTLASGIAHDLNNMLTPILAVSQLLQLKLPNADEATQRLLKMQETTAKRGAALVKQMLSFARRTEGKQTKLQVRHLLLEIRQIAYQTFPKSIDVCMNIESDLWSVCADATQLHQVLMNLAVNARDAMVNGGTLSIAAENLVIDENYTQMNLDAQVGPYVVITISDTGTGIPRQLLDRIFEPFFTTKELGKGTGLGLSTVHGIIKKHGGFINVCSEVGQGTQFKVYLPAVQETETRQAEEVELPPGRGELILVVDDEVAIRDVTKAALETYGYKVLVANDGIEAIAQYVQHKKEISVVLMDMMMPSMDGLKTIPILKKLNPLVNIIAVSGLASNERVGVAMDAGVKAFVSKPYTAQELLRTLHSVLRTKSDN from the coding sequence ATGATTACACCTTGTCCCAAACCTGAGTTGACGCTGAATGCTACTGACTGCCACCTGGATGGAAAGAAAATGCACGAAGCATTTAATGAAGAAATCGAGCCTAGCTCTGCTATGACTATAGGGCGAAACAGCGAACAAATTAGGGCAGAAATTGAGGCCAAATTTGGTTTTATTCCCCCGTTTTTCGAGCCAGCAGCACAAACTCCACAGGTATTGGAAAATTTATGGCAGCAAACACTTTCTGCGTATGTGAATAATCCGCTACCAGCCCTATTCAAGGAAAAACTTTCTGCATACCTATCGCGCTTTTGTGCAGTAGCTTATTGTATGGTCTGCCATAGTTGTACCTTGCGCCCCTTGGGGCTAAATGCAAAAGAGGTTTTGCAGTTGCTTGAAGCACCTCTCCCAATCGAAATGGATGTTGATGAACACCTAAGAAGGTTGGCAGAGCAACCCGAACTTCTGGTATTGTGGCCAGAGCCAAACTCAATACTTGAAGAAAGCCTACTCTACTGTTCAATATTCATTGCTATGCAACGAGACGGCTCTGAATATTGTCGCTCTGAACTACGCCGTCTGCTGGGGGTTGTGAACTACGAGAATCTAGTCACGTTTATCGCTTACGTCAAAACGTGCCATGTGTGGATGGAAGCCCACCCCGAAGTTGCATATGAAGCAGATAAGCGAGTGCAAGATAATCTCAGTGCTTTACTAGCTGAGGAGCCTGAATTGGCTAACTTTTTCCGCAACTACCGTGAGAAAGTTAGGTTTGAATGCCAGAGCCGTACTCAACAGTTGGCTGAACTTGCCGATCGCCGCCGCCAAGAGGAGGTATTGCGGCAGCAAGTTGAGCGAGAGCGACTGATGACGGAAATTTCCCAACGTATCCGCCGTTCGTTGAACGTAGAGGAAATTCTTAGCACTACAGTGTCGGAAGTACGGCATTTTCTTCAGACCGATCGCGTGTTTATTTACCGCTTCGAGCCAGATTGGAGCGGCATAGTTGCAGTAGAATCTGTAGCGTCTACCTGGTCGGCTATACAGGGAACAATAGTTAAAGATTCCTTTTTTGTAGAAGCTAGTTGCCGCGAACGTTACACGCAGGGTCGTATCCAAGCTACTGAGGATATTTACACCGCAGGTTTATCCAAGTGCCACCTCGATCTACTGGCTAGATTTCAGATTAGGGCTAACTTGGTGGTACCAATTGTGCAAGGGGAAAATTTATGGGGATTGTTAGTAGCTAACCATTGTTCGGAACCACGACAGTGGCAGGCATTGGAACTTAACTTGCTCCAGCACTTAGCAACACAGTTGGCGATCGCTATTCAGCAATCTACACTCTTCGAGCAGGTTCAAACCGAACTCGGCGAACGTAAACGCTCAGAGGAGAAAATTCGCGAACAAGCAGCTCTGCTCGACATTACTACCGATGCAATTTTTGTTCAGGCTCTCGATAACCAAATCTTATTTTGGAATAAAGGTGCAGAGCGGTTGTACGGCTGGCAGGCAGCCGAAGCCCTTACTATGAGTGTCAATGAGCTTTTAGACCAGGACGCTTCACCTCAACTAGATGATATAGAAAAAACTGTTACTGAGACAGGTAAGTGGCAGGGTGAGCTAAATCAAGTTACTAAGGATGGCAAAGAAATTATTGTTGAAAGCCGCTGCACGCTCATGCGCGATGAACAAGGGCAACCAAAATCTATCCTTGTTGTTAATACTGATATTACGCAAAAGAAACAACTAGAACGGCAATTTCTCCACGTTCAGCGGCTGGAGAGTCTTGGTACGCTAGCTAGCGGCATTGCCCATGATTTGAACAATATGCTAACGCCAATTCTGGCGGTCTCCCAACTGCTACAGCTAAAGCTCCCCAATGCCGACGAGGCAACTCAACGGCTGCTTAAAATGCAGGAAACTACTGCTAAACGAGGAGCTGCATTGGTCAAGCAAATGCTCTCGTTTGCACGCAGAACCGAAGGTAAGCAAACGAAGCTTCAAGTTAGACACCTGCTGTTGGAAATCAGGCAAATTGCTTACCAGACCTTTCCTAAATCTATCGATGTTTGTATGAACATCGAATCCGATCTTTGGTCTGTGTGTGCGGATGCTACCCAACTGCATCAGGTATTAATGAATCTTGCTGTCAATGCTCGCGATGCAATGGTAAATGGGGGTACCCTTAGTATTGCTGCCGAAAATCTTGTGATTGATGAAAATTATACCCAGATGAATCTTGATGCCCAAGTTGGCCCTTATGTTGTAATTACTATTTCTGATACGGGAACTGGTATTCCGCGTCAACTATTGGATAGAATTTTCGAGCCATTTTTTACAACTAAAGAATTAGGAAAAGGGACGGGGCTTGGTCTTTCAACGGTGCATGGCATCATCAAAAAGCACGGTGGTTTCATCAATGTGTGCAGCGAGGTCGGACAAGGAACCCAATTTAAAGTGTATTTACCAGCGGTGCAAGAAACTGAAACGCGGCAAGCAGAAGAGGTTGAACTACCTCCAGGGCGTGGAGAACTAATTCTGGTTGTGGATGATGAAGTGGCAATTCGTGACGTTACTAAAGCTGCCCTAGAAACATATGGGTATAAGGTTTTAGTTGCGAATGACGGGATTGAGGCGATCGCACAGTATGTACAGCATAAAAAAGAGATTAGTGTAGTCTTGATGGATATGATGATGCCATCTATGGATGGTTTAAAAACTATCCCGATATTGAAAAAACTTAACCCCCTTGTCAATATTATTGCTGTCAGCGGATTGGCTTCAAACGAACGAGTTGGTGTAGCTATGGATGCAGGTGTTAAAGCTTTTGTTTCTAAGCCTTACACAGCACAAGAATTGCTGAGAACTCTACACTCAGTACTTAGGACAAAATCGGACAACTAG
- a CDS encoding beta-lactamase hydrolase domain-containing protein yields MKTIRKINDDLAIAGQLTSDQLPQITQQGFKSVVNLRSPDEEGFLSNEQQEIEALGLYYINVPIKVEGINDEVAAQVLQKIDELSKPALVHCNNSMRSAAIALMHIATHQGVSLGQAFTQAEQLGLFGTNTPKKL; encoded by the coding sequence ATGAAGACAATCAGGAAGATTAACGATGATTTGGCGATCGCCGGACAGCTTACATCAGATCAGTTGCCACAGATTACTCAGCAAGGCTTCAAGTCGGTAGTGAACTTGCGATCGCCTGATGAGGAAGGTTTTCTAAGTAACGAACAGCAAGAAATTGAAGCTTTAGGACTGTACTACATCAATGTCCCTATTAAGGTTGAGGGAATAAACGATGAAGTAGCAGCTCAAGTTCTCCAGAAAATTGATGAATTATCAAAACCAGCTTTAGTGCATTGCAACAATTCTATGCGTTCTGCTGCGATCGCGCTTATGCATATTGCTACGCACCAAGGCGTGAGTTTGGGTCAGGCATTCACTCAAGCTGAACAACTTGGCTTGTTTGGAACCAATACCCCTAAAAAGCTTTAA
- a CDS encoding response regulator, translated as MTTKRILVIDNEQYIQEVAQICLETTAGWEVLTAGSGREGLLKAETEQPDAILLDVMMPDMDGLTTFEKLQANPATQHIPVILLTAKVQASDRRRYAQLGMKAAIAKPFNPLELANQIAQALGWILEK; from the coding sequence ATGACAACCAAACGAATTTTGGTCATTGATAACGAACAGTATATTCAGGAAGTCGCTCAGATTTGTCTGGAGACGACAGCAGGCTGGGAAGTTCTGACTGCTGGTTCGGGTCGGGAAGGTTTGCTTAAGGCGGAGACTGAGCAACCGGATGCTATTCTTCTCGATGTGATGATGCCGGATATGGATGGGCTGACTACTTTTGAGAAGTTACAGGCTAACCCGGCTACCCAGCATATTCCTGTGATTTTGCTGACTGCTAAGGTACAGGCTTCTGACCGCCGCCGCTATGCTCAGTTGGGGATGAAGGCTGCGATCGCCAAACCTTTCAATCCTCTAGAACTAGCTAATCAAATAGCACAAGCCTTGGGCTGGATCTTGGAAAAGTAG